The region CGAGGGTCGTGAGCGAGAAGACGGCGAAGACCCTCGCCCAGATGCTGGAGTCCGTCGTGGACGACGAGCAGGGAACCGGCGCCAAGGCGCGCATCCCCGGCTACCGGGTCGCGGGCAAGACGGGTACGGCCAACCGCGTGGATCCGGCCACCGGCAAGTACCACGGCTACACCTCGTCGTTCGCCGGATTCGCCCCCGCCGACAAGCCCCGGATCACCGTCTACTGCGCGATCCAGAACGCCACCAAGGGCAGCTACTTCGGCGGCCAGATCTGCGGACCCATCTACAAGCAGGTCATGGAGTTCGCGCTCAAGACCCTCCAGGTCCCGCCTACCGGAGCGGGGGCCGCCAATCTGCCCGTGACCTTCACGCCGTGATCGATTCCGGCCATACTCCCTGATCAGGACTTGATCAGGTCCGGCCAGGACCCGGACAAGACCGCACGCACAACGGACCAGGAACCAGCTCGTGACAACGATCACCCCGGATTCCGGGAACCACGGCTCGCCACGCCCCTCGCTTCGCTCCGGCGGGGGTGCGCCCGGTACGCTCACCGCCGTGCCACACGCTGATCAGTCCCAAACCACCCAGAAGGGCGTTCCTGTGACATATCCGGGGCCGCCGCGACCGGTCCAGAACTCCGCCACACCCCTCGCGGAGCTCGCCGATCAGCTGGGTGTCACCGCCCCGGCGCCGAACGCGGAGGTCACGGGCATCACCCATGACTCCCGCGCGGTGCGCCCCGGAGACCTCTACGCCGCGCTGCCGGGCGCCCGCCTGCACGGCGCCGACTTCGTGACACAGGCGGCCGGTCTCGGCGCGGTCGCCGTGCTGACCGACCCGACCGGCGCCGAGCGCGCCGCCGTCACCGGGCTGCCGGTCCTCGTCGTCGACGACCCGCGCGGCCTGATGGGAGAGCTCGCGGCCACCATCTACGGCCATCCCGGGCGCGATCTGCTCCAGATCGGCATCACCGGCACCTCCGGCAAGACCACCACGGCCTATCTCGTCGAGGGCGGGCTGAAGACGCTCCGCTCCACCGGCCTGATCGGCACCGTGGAGATGCGCATCGGCGAGGAGCGCATCAAGTCGGAGCGCACCACCCCCGAAGCAACCGACCTCCAGGCGCTGTTCGCGGTCATGCGCGAGCGCGGCGTCGACGCGGTCGCGATGGAGGTCTCCAGCCACGCGCTCGTCCTCGGGCGGGTCGACGGCTGTGTCTTCGACATCGCGGTCTTCAACAACCTCAGCCCGGAACACATGGAGTTCCACTCCGACATGGAGGACTACTTCCGGGCCAAGGCGCAGCTGTTCACACCGCAACGCAGCAAACTCGGCGTCGTCAACCTCGACGACGAGTACGGGCGCAGGCTGGCCGAGGAGGCCACCGTCCCCGTCGTCACCTTCTCCGCCGAAGGGCACCCGGACGCCGACTGGCGCGCCGAGGAGGTCGAGGTCGGCCCGATGGACTCCGCGTTCGTCGCGGTCGGCCCCAAGGGTGAGCGGATCACCGCCAAGTCGCCGCTCGCGGGCCCCTTCAACGTGGCGAACACCCTCGCCGCGATCGTCGCCCTCGCCGTCGCCGGGATCGACCCGCAGACCGCCGCCGACGGCATCGCCGTCGTCCCGGGCGTGCCGGGCCGCCTGGAGCGCGTGGACGCGGGCCAGCCCTACCTCGCGGTCGTCGACTACGCCCACAAGACGGACGCCGTCGAATCGGTCCTGCGCGCACTGCGCAAGGTCACCGAGGGCAGGCTGCACATCGTGCTCGGCTGCGGCGGCGACCGTGACAGGACCAAGCGGATGCCGATGGGCGCCGCCGCGGCGCGGCTCGCCGACACCGCCGTACTGACATCGGACAACCCCCGCTCGGAGGACCCACTCGCGATCCTCGCGACGATGCTCGCGGGCGCCGCCGAGGTGCCGGCGCACGAGCGTGGCGAGGTCCAGGTCTTCGAGGACCGGGCCGCCGCCATCGCCGCCGCCGTCGCCCGGGCGCGGCCCGGCGACACCGTGCTGGTCGCGGGCAAGGGCCACGAGCAGGGCCAGGACATCGCCGGGGTGGTGCGTCCCTTCGACGACCGCCAGGTGCTTCGCGAAGCTATCCAGAAGACCCAGGGATGAACTTGTGATCGCCCTCTCTCTCGCCGAGATCGCAGCAGTCGTCGGCGGGCAGACGTACGACATACCGGATCCGGCGGTACAGGTCACCGGACCGGTCGTCAGAGACTCCCGTGAAGTGGAGCCAGGCAGCCTCTTCGTCGCCTTCGTCGGCGAGCGCGTGGACGGCCACGACTTCGCCGAGGCCGTCGTCGCGGCGGGCGCGGTCGCCGTACTGGCCTCCCGGCCCGTCGGCGTGCCCGCGATCGTCGTCGCGGACGTGCAGGCGGCCCTGGGCGCCCTCGCGCGTCACGTCGTCGAACGGCTCGGCGCGACCCTCGTGGCCCTCACCGGCTCCGCGGGCAAGACCAGCACCAAGGACCTGATCGCCCAGGTCCTGCGGAGCAAGGCGCCGACCGTCTTCACGCCCGGCTCGCTCAACAACGAGATCGGACTGCCGCTGACCGCGCTGAGCGCCACCGAGGAGACCAGGTTCCTCGTCCTGGAGATGGGCGCCCGCGGCATCGGCCACATCAGCTACCTCGCGGACCTCACGCCACCGAGGATCGGCCTCGTCCTGAACGTCGGGACCGCCCACATCGGTGAGTTCGGCGGCCGCGAACAGATTGCACAGGCGAAGGGCGAGCTCGTCGAGAGCCTTCCGTCGGCGGAAGCGGGCGGCGTCGCCGTCCTCAACGCCGACGACCCCCTCGTACGCGCCATGGCGTCCCGCACGAAGGCGCGCGTGATTCTCTTCGGAGAGTCCGGCGAAGCGGACGTACGTGCCGAGAACGTCCGTCTCACGGACGCCGGACAGCCCGCATTCAGGCTTCACACACCCTCCGGGTGCAGCGATGTGACCATGCGCCTGTACGGTGAGCACCACGTGTCGAACGCGCTCGCCGCGGCCGCCGTCGCCCATGAGCTGGGCATGTCCGCAGACGAGATCGCCCTCGCGCTCTCCGAGGCGGGCTCCCTCTCCCGCTGGCGGATGGAGGTCACCGAGCGCCCGGACGGCGTGACGGTCGTCAACGACGCCTACAACGCGAACCCCGAGTCCATGCGAGCCGCCCTGCGCGCGCTCGCGGCAATGGGCAAAGCCTCACAGGCAGAAGGGGGTCGGACGTGGGCGGTGCTCGGTCAGATGGCCGAGCTCGGGGACGAGGCGCTCGCCGAGCACGACGCGGTCGGGCGGCTCGCCGTCCGACTCAACGTCAGCAAGCTCGTCGCGGTCGGGGGCAGGGAAGCTTCCTGGCTCCAACTGGGCGCATATAACGAGGGTTCGTGGGGTGAGGAGTCGGTGCACGTGTCCGACGCACAGGCGGCTGTCGACCTGTTGCGCAGCGAGTTGCGCCCGGGGGACGTCGTGCTCGTGAAGGCGTCCCGGTCGGTCGGGCTCGAACGGGTGGCGCAGGCGCTGCTCGACAGCGGTGCCGAGGGTGAGGTCGCGGCCCGATGATGAACCAGATCCTGTTCGCAGGAGTCATTGGTCTGTTCCTGACCCTGATCGGGACCCCGCTGCTGATCAAGCTGCTGGCCCGCAAGGGCTACGGGCAGTACATCCGCGACGACGGCCCGAAGGAGCACCACAGCAAGCGCGGTACTCCGACCATGGGTGGTATCGCCTTCATCCTGGCGACGATCATCGCGTACTTCCTGTCCAAGGTGATCACGGGCAAGCCGCCGACCTTCTCGGGTCTGCTGGTGCTCGGCCTGATGGCCGGCATGGGCCTGGTCGGCTTCCTGGACGACTACATCAAGATCGTCAAGCGGCGTTCGCTCGGTCTGCGGGCCAAGGCGAAGATGGCCGGTCAGCTGATCGTCGGCATCTCCTTCGCGGTCCTCGCACTGCAGTTCGCGGACAACCACGGCAACACCCCGGCCTCCACCAGGCTCTCCTTCGTGGAGGACTTCGGCTGGACCATCGGCCCGGTGCTCTTCGTGGTCTGGGCCCTGTTCATGATTCTCGCCATGTCGAACGGCGTGAACCTGACCGACGGTCTGGACGGTCTCGCCACCGGCGCCGCGACCATGGTCTTCGGCGCGTACACCTTCATCGGCGTCTGGCAGTTCCAGGAGTCCTGCGCCAACGCGCAGACCCTGACCAACCCGGCCGCCTGCTACGAGGTACGAGATCCACTCGACCTCGCGGTCGTCGCCTCCGCCCTGATGGGAGCCTGCTTCGGCTTCCTGTGGTGGAACACCTCGCCCGCCAAGATCTTCATGGGTGACACCGGTTCGCTGGCCCTCGGCGGCGCGCTTGCCGGTCTCGCGATCTGCTCCCGCACGGAGCTGCTGGTCGCGCTCCTCGGCGGCCTCTTCGTCCTGATCACCATGTCGGTCGTCATCCAGGTCGGCTCCTTCCGGCTCACCGGCAGGCGCGTCTTCCGCATGGCGCCACTCCAGCACCACTTCGAACTAAAGGGGTGGTCCGAAGTCCTTGTCGTGGTCCGCTTCTGGATCATCCAGGGCATGTGCGTCATCGTGGGTCTGGGCCTCTTCTACGCAGGATGGGCAGCCAAGAAGTGACCGACTGGCAGGGCAAGCACGTCACCGTCGCCGGGCTCGGCGTCTCCGGTATCCCGGCGGCCAAGGTGCTGCACGGTCTCGGCGCAGTCGTCACGGTCGTCAACGACGGCGACGACGAGCGCTCCCGGGCGCAGGCCGCGGAGCTGGAGGCGCTCGGCATCACCGTGCGCCTCGGTGACGGCGCCACCCTGCCCGAGGGCACCGAACTCATCGTCACCGCGCCCGGCTGGAAGCCGGACAAGCCGCTGTTCGCCGCGGCCACCGCGGCGGACGTCCCGGTCTGGGGGGACGTCGAACTGGCCTGGCGGCTGAGAGGCCCTGACGCGGCCCCCTGGCTGGCCGTCACCGGCACCAACGGCAAGACCACCACCGTGCAGATGCTCGCCTCGATCCTGACGTCGGCCGGGCTGCGCACGGCCGCTGTCGGCAACATCGGGGTCTCGCTCCTCGACGCGGTCCTCGGCGAGGAGCGGTACGACGTCCTGGCGGTGGAGCTGTCGAGCTATCAGCTGCACTGGGCGCCGTCGCTGCGCGCGCACTCGGCCGTCGTACTGAACCTGGCACCGGATCACCTCGACTGGCACGGCTCCATGGAGGCGTACGCCGCCGACAAGGGCCGTATCTACGAAGGCAATCGGGTCGCCTGCGTCTACAACCTCGCCGACAAGGCCACCGAGGACCTGGTGCGCGAGGCGGACGTCGAGGAGGGATGCCGGGCGGTCGGCTTCACCCTCGGCACCCCCGGACCGTCCCAACTCGGCGTCGTGGAAGGCATCCTGGTCGACCGCGCCTTCGTCGAGAACCGGCAGAAGAACGCCCAGGAACTCGCCGAGGTCTCCGACGTCAACCCGCCCGCCCCGCACAACATCGCCAACGCCCTTGCGGCGGCGGCCCTGGCACGCGCCTTCGGGGTGCCCGCCGCGGCCGTACGGGACGGGCTGCGGGCCTTCACGCCGGACGCCCACCGCATCGCGCACGTCGCCGACGTGGACGGCGTCGCGTACATCGACGACTCCAAGGCGACCAACACGCATGCCGCGGAAGCCTCTTTGGCGGCCTACGAGTCGATCGTGTGGATCGCGGGCGGGCTCGCCAAGGGCGCGACCTTCGACGAGCTGGTCGCCAAGTCGGCAAAGCGACTTCGGGGCGTCGTGCTCATCGGCGCGGATCGGGCTCTGATCCGTGAAGCCCTTGTGCGACACGCGCCGGAAGTACCCGTCGTCGACCTCGACCGGACCGACACTGGGGCGATGCTCGCGGCGGTTCGGGAGGCGCGGGGGCTCGCCCGCGAGGGCGACACGGTGTTGCTGGCGCCGGCCTGTGCCTCCATGGACATGTTCGCCAACTACAACAAGCGCGGGGACGCGTTCGCGGAGGCGGTCCGCGAACTCGGCGCGAGCGCCTGACGGCGGGTCTCGGACGGTCCGGGCGCGCCCGGGACCCTTGGGAGGGACGCGTGACGCCATTGTGGGGACCCTCATCGCCCTGCGGGACGCCCTCCCGGGGCACGGCGGACGGAGCCGGTGATGGCCAGTAGCCGTACTGGCCGTCCCCCCGTCCAGCGTGCCCCACGGCGCCCCGCCGGACGCCCCCGGCCCCCGCGCGACAACCCCCTGCGTCTGCTCTACCTGCGCGCCCGCAAGGCCTGGGACCGTCCGCTCACCGCGTACTATCTGATCTTCGGCAGCAGCCTGTTGATCACCGTGCTGGGCCTGGTGATGGTCTACTCGGCCTCGATGATCACGGCGCTGCAGCTCTCGCTGCCGGGGTCGTTCTTCTTCCGCAAACAGTTCCTCGCGGCCTCCATCGGCACCGTGCTGCTCCTGATCGCCATGCGGGTGCCGGTGAAACTGCACCGGGCGCTGGCGTATCCGATCCTGGCCGTCGCGGTCTTCCTGATGATCCTCGTGCAGGTCCCGGGGATAGGGATGGCGGTCAACGGCAACCAGAACTGGATCTCCCTGGGCGGCTCGTTCCAGATCCAGCCCAGCGAGTTCGGCAAGCTCGCGCTCGTGCTGTGGGGCGCCGACCTGCTCGCCCGCAAGCAGGACAAGGGCATGCTCGCGCAGTGGAAGCACATGCTGGTGCCGCTCGTCCCGGGCACCTTCCTGCTGCTCGGGCTGATCATGCTCGGTGGCGACATGGGCACGGCGATCATCCTCACCGCCATCCTCTTCGGACTGCTGTGGCTGGCCGGAGCGCCCACGCGGCTGTTCGGCGGCGTGCTGGCGGTCGCCGTGACCATCGGTTTCATCCTGATCAAGACGAGCCCCAACCGGATGTCCCGGCTCGCCTGCATCGGCGCCACCGAACCCGGCCCGAACGACACCTGCTGGCAGGCCGTGCACGGCATCTACGCCCTGGCCTCCGGCGGACTGTTCGGTTCCGGCCTCGGCGCCAGTGTGGAGAAATGGGGCCAACTTCCCGAAGCGCACACCGACTTCATCTTCGCCATCACCGGGGAGGAACTGGGCCTCGCGGGGACGCTGTCGGTGCTCGCCCTCTTCGCGGCTCTAGGCTATGCGGGTATCCGCGTGGCCGGACGCACGGAGGACCCCTTCGTGAGGTATGCCGCGGGAGGCGTGACCACCTGGATCACGGCCCAGGCCGTGATCAACATCGGTGCGGTGCTCGGTCTGCTGCCGATCGCCGGAGTCCCGCTCCCGCTGTTCTCCTACGGAGGGTCCGCCCTGCTGCCGACCATGTTCGCCATCGGGCTGCTGATCGCCTTCGCACGCGACGAGCCCGCTGCGCGGGCGGCGCTTGCGATGCGGCAACCCCGCTTTGGCAGAAAGCGTGCTGCGGTGAGAGGCTCCGCGGGGGCCGCGGGGCCTCGGAGATGGAACACGATGCGACGGCGTGCCTCGGCGGCGCGTTCGTCCGGAGAGCGGTGAATTTCGGTGCATGTCGTACTCGCCGGCGGGGGGACCGCCGGCCACATCGAGCCCGCGCTCGCCCTCGCGGACGCCCTGCGCAGGCAGGACCCGACCGTGGGGATCACGGCCCTGGGCACGGAACGCGGACTTGAGACCCGGCTCGTACCGGAGCGGGGCTACGAACTCGCGCTGATCCCCGCCGTCCCGCTGCCCCGCAAGCCCACACCCGA is a window of Streptomyces mirabilis DNA encoding:
- a CDS encoding UDP-N-acetylmuramoyl-L-alanyl-D-glutamate--2,6-diaminopimelate ligase — protein: MTYPGPPRPVQNSATPLAELADQLGVTAPAPNAEVTGITHDSRAVRPGDLYAALPGARLHGADFVTQAAGLGAVAVLTDPTGAERAAVTGLPVLVVDDPRGLMGELAATIYGHPGRDLLQIGITGTSGKTTTAYLVEGGLKTLRSTGLIGTVEMRIGEERIKSERTTPEATDLQALFAVMRERGVDAVAMEVSSHALVLGRVDGCVFDIAVFNNLSPEHMEFHSDMEDYFRAKAQLFTPQRSKLGVVNLDDEYGRRLAEEATVPVVTFSAEGHPDADWRAEEVEVGPMDSAFVAVGPKGERITAKSPLAGPFNVANTLAAIVALAVAGIDPQTAADGIAVVPGVPGRLERVDAGQPYLAVVDYAHKTDAVESVLRALRKVTEGRLHIVLGCGGDRDRTKRMPMGAAAARLADTAVLTSDNPRSEDPLAILATMLAGAAEVPAHERGEVQVFEDRAAAIAAAVARARPGDTVLVAGKGHEQGQDIAGVVRPFDDRQVLREAIQKTQG
- a CDS encoding UDP-N-acetylmuramoyl-tripeptide--D-alanyl-D-alanine ligase, with translation MIALSLAEIAAVVGGQTYDIPDPAVQVTGPVVRDSREVEPGSLFVAFVGERVDGHDFAEAVVAAGAVAVLASRPVGVPAIVVADVQAALGALARHVVERLGATLVALTGSAGKTSTKDLIAQVLRSKAPTVFTPGSLNNEIGLPLTALSATEETRFLVLEMGARGIGHISYLADLTPPRIGLVLNVGTAHIGEFGGREQIAQAKGELVESLPSAEAGGVAVLNADDPLVRAMASRTKARVILFGESGEADVRAENVRLTDAGQPAFRLHTPSGCSDVTMRLYGEHHVSNALAAAAVAHELGMSADEIALALSEAGSLSRWRMEVTERPDGVTVVNDAYNANPESMRAALRALAAMGKASQAEGGRTWAVLGQMAELGDEALAEHDAVGRLAVRLNVSKLVAVGGREASWLQLGAYNEGSWGEESVHVSDAQAAVDLLRSELRPGDVVLVKASRSVGLERVAQALLDSGAEGEVAAR
- the mraY gene encoding phospho-N-acetylmuramoyl-pentapeptide-transferase is translated as MNQILFAGVIGLFLTLIGTPLLIKLLARKGYGQYIRDDGPKEHHSKRGTPTMGGIAFILATIIAYFLSKVITGKPPTFSGLLVLGLMAGMGLVGFLDDYIKIVKRRSLGLRAKAKMAGQLIVGISFAVLALQFADNHGNTPASTRLSFVEDFGWTIGPVLFVVWALFMILAMSNGVNLTDGLDGLATGAATMVFGAYTFIGVWQFQESCANAQTLTNPAACYEVRDPLDLAVVASALMGACFGFLWWNTSPAKIFMGDTGSLALGGALAGLAICSRTELLVALLGGLFVLITMSVVIQVGSFRLTGRRVFRMAPLQHHFELKGWSEVLVVVRFWIIQGMCVIVGLGLFYAGWAAKK
- the ftsW gene encoding putative lipid II flippase FtsW, which encodes MASSRTGRPPVQRAPRRPAGRPRPPRDNPLRLLYLRARKAWDRPLTAYYLIFGSSLLITVLGLVMVYSASMITALQLSLPGSFFFRKQFLAASIGTVLLLIAMRVPVKLHRALAYPILAVAVFLMILVQVPGIGMAVNGNQNWISLGGSFQIQPSEFGKLALVLWGADLLARKQDKGMLAQWKHMLVPLVPGTFLLLGLIMLGGDMGTAIILTAILFGLLWLAGAPTRLFGGVLAVAVTIGFILIKTSPNRMSRLACIGATEPGPNDTCWQAVHGIYALASGGLFGSGLGASVEKWGQLPEAHTDFIFAITGEELGLAGTLSVLALFAALGYAGIRVAGRTEDPFVRYAAGGVTTWITAQAVINIGAVLGLLPIAGVPLPLFSYGGSALLPTMFAIGLLIAFARDEPAARAALAMRQPRFGRKRAAVRGSAGAAGPRRWNTMRRRASAARSSGER
- the murD gene encoding UDP-N-acetylmuramoyl-L-alanine--D-glutamate ligase; protein product: MGSQEVTDWQGKHVTVAGLGVSGIPAAKVLHGLGAVVTVVNDGDDERSRAQAAELEALGITVRLGDGATLPEGTELIVTAPGWKPDKPLFAAATAADVPVWGDVELAWRLRGPDAAPWLAVTGTNGKTTTVQMLASILTSAGLRTAAVGNIGVSLLDAVLGEERYDVLAVELSSYQLHWAPSLRAHSAVVLNLAPDHLDWHGSMEAYAADKGRIYEGNRVACVYNLADKATEDLVREADVEEGCRAVGFTLGTPGPSQLGVVEGILVDRAFVENRQKNAQELAEVSDVNPPAPHNIANALAAAALARAFGVPAAAVRDGLRAFTPDAHRIAHVADVDGVAYIDDSKATNTHAAEASLAAYESIVWIAGGLAKGATFDELVAKSAKRLRGVVLIGADRALIREALVRHAPEVPVVDLDRTDTGAMLAAVREARGLAREGDTVLLAPACASMDMFANYNKRGDAFAEAVRELGASA